In Methanolacinia paynteri, the DNA window TGTTATCGCATTCGGCGATTATAATGCACTGAAAAAACTCATAAAATTACTTTCGGGTGAAAAATATGGAAATATTATGCGAAGGCTGTGAATGCGAAAAGATAGAACAGATGATCAGGCATACCTTCTGGTCATCAGGAAGAAAGAGGATTTTCATCGGCCTTTCGGGAGGAATCGATTCTGCCCTTGCCGGGGTTCTTTCATCAAAGGCGATAGGAGGTGAGAACGTGTACGGGTATTTCCTTCCCTCTGATGTTACTCCTGAGAAAGATAAAGAAGATGTGGAGGATTTGTGCAATAAATTTGGAATAAACCTGGCAATAGTTCCTATCTCCTCCATACTCCACTCATTTGAAACAATCCCCGGGTATACCGAAACGAAATACCTGAAGGGAAATCTTATGGCTAGAATCAGGATGACGCTCCTTTATTATTATGCAAACCTGAACGACGGCCTGGTATGCGGAACTTCAAACAAGACCGAATATCTCCTCGGCTACTGCACGAAACACGGGGATGAAGCAGCCGATATCCAGCCTCTTCTTCACCTGTATAAAACGGATGTCCACAGACTGGCTAAAGAGGCCGGAATTCCTGAAACAATACTAAATAAGGAGCCGTCCGCAGGATTTTACACAGGACAGACAGACGAGGATGAGATCGGATTTTCATATGAAGAGATCGATGCAGCACTGAGATCTCTTGAGCAGAACGGCTGGAAGGCTTCGGGAAATACAGAGGAAGACATACTTGAAAAAGTTAAGAACACGGCACATAAGAGAAACAGGCCGCCGAATCTTTTGAAGTTTTAAAAATTTAATGAGTGACGAAGAGAAAGGTCCTCCTTATTCAAGGGAGGGCGACGAATCCCCCTCCCTATAACCCTCCCCCTCATCGTGATAAGTCGCAATATGGGATGGACAAGCATCCCCGATTGCTCCAGATGGAGCATTTCCATTTTGAACCATGACATAATTCAGTCATAGACTTATCTTTTTTCTACCCTGTTCTTCTCCCGGCCGCAGACCGACTATCGCCATAGCGCAAAGCCCTGAGGCCGGGGCGTGTCTACCGAAGGGCTGTCGCCCTTTCGAAACCCAAGGCGACCTTCAGCCCCCGTTTTATTCTATCAGAACCTTGTTCGCGAAGTGAACCTGGTGCAGGGGTTGTCACAAGAAGGATCTTCGCTATTACGGGATGAAAGAAAATTTAATTTAAAAATTATTCCAATTTTTTCAGGGAACTATATCAAAATCATCAAGCAGAGACGGTTTATTGAGGAATGCAAGTTTTTCATCGTCCCCGACGAGATCGTAGATCGATGTTTTCGCCGGAATTCCAATGCAATTCAGGTCTTTGGGTTTTACGGTCCGTATTTCATCGATATCACCGTAGGACGGATTCGCCCTCCAGCCTTCCTCCTCGAATTCATAATATGCTGCTCCACGTTTTTCCTCATAATGCCCGTAGATGCTTGAAAATGCATCGGATACGATATTCGACATCAACAGCTCTTCGGAGGACGGATTTATCGTAACATGACCATATTCCGGGGGAATCAGGACTACGTCACCAGCACCCGCCTCTACCACTACGATATCCGAGAGATCTTCCTTCTGCAAAAGATAATGAGCACTTCCGTGTATAACCTGATATAACTCCGGGTATCCTTTCCCGTCCGGTGCTTCAGGATGATAATGACCCTTTGTCTTGGCAAATTCTCCGGAAATGGTTCCCGGCGGAATCCTCGTTAAGTCAAACCTTAACAAATGCGCGGAAAGCCATTTTTTATCGCTATCGCTTTCTGATAGATCCCTGTACATAAAATAGAGATTATTGTTGGGATATGCGCCGGGAACAGCAAGAACGGGCTGCATATCATCTATTGTTCTTATGGCCGGTGCCGGAAGGTGGCCCTCCCAGAATTTATTCATTATTCTTCTTTTTTCTTGACCATACAAAATACCCTATGCCTACAATGATGAATACCACCAGTGTAAGGACAATCGGATTGGTAAGAATCTCCATACCGGATCTCTTCTCAATAACAACCTGGGCCTTCATCGAATCCGAGATCTGGCTGTTATCAAGCGCATCGCGGTACCTGATCTCCGTATCGATTGCATAGGTTTTCAGTGTAGCCTCGTCATCGACCGTGACTTCATATATTGCCGTTACAACCTCTCCGGGTGCAATATCGCCAAGATATGCCGTATCATCGTTGCTTGTAAACGGATCGACCGCACTTATACGTGCCTGTGCATTATAAACCGTGGTAGCTCCGGTATTTTCATACTGAATCGTAATCTTGCCCTTTTCCCCGGGAGAGAGAACAGAAGGCTCGGATACAACTTCAAAGTCTACCTTACCCCCTACATCGACACCAACCGTAACGGCATCGGAGGATACTGTTTCACCTTCATAGTCTGTATATTCAACA includes these proteins:
- a CDS encoding NAD+ synthase — protein: MEILCEGCECEKIEQMIRHTFWSSGRKRIFIGLSGGIDSALAGVLSSKAIGGENVYGYFLPSDVTPEKDKEDVEDLCNKFGINLAIVPISSILHSFETIPGYTETKYLKGNLMARIRMTLLYYYANLNDGLVCGTSNKTEYLLGYCTKHGDEAADIQPLLHLYKTDVHRLAKEAGIPETILNKEPSAGFYTGQTDEDEIGFSYEEIDAALRSLEQNGWKASGNTEEDILEKVKNTAHKRNRPPNLLKF
- a CDS encoding glucose-6-phosphate isomerase family protein; the encoded protein is MNKFWEGHLPAPAIRTIDDMQPVLAVPGAYPNNNLYFMYRDLSESDSDKKWLSAHLLRFDLTRIPPGTISGEFAKTKGHYHPEAPDGKGYPELYQVIHGSAHYLLQKEDLSDIVVVEAGAGDVVLIPPEYGHVTINPSSEELLMSNIVSDAFSSIYGHYEEKRGAAYYEFEEEGWRANPSYGDIDEIRTVKPKDLNCIGIPAKTSIYDLVGDDEKLAFLNKPSLLDDFDIVP